Proteins from a genomic interval of Haliaeetus albicilla chromosome 13, bHalAlb1.1, whole genome shotgun sequence:
- the LOC104324563 gene encoding coiled-coil domain-containing protein 81 has product MRQTKMNFWDGMEHAFIMPSITAEERTAIWDAMAGYVQEQLLLHKGVRIPTLGSFDTVPKQVQVGDEAVIIQQPIFHLARNLVNVHNLTDNKAYLPGNKELEALKYTKVAAAACVSRQKAESCIQGTLSLLSYCLGKGENIALALTDIGVLLIEGRRVQMKFYYSFLETLSGKENLGKAVFKVPQLLDMVVSPVVPVASLSSSGRIIIFPEFEMEFVPKPLARDLLKTSRQGPGEDKKVRRDRWSPFGQGRKVGSPGFPFPVSPDAVNAEIPQFWEITGPRKRKKSRVRQRSEIPKGSSAKKQPVTSRPKGKSMLKGQTSKQSQVQALPQSHGEEGIVDQILAEMAVRKRVKAKPSHPRGALTFETPVIAILSATSSEASLL; this is encoded by the exons ATGAGACAGACCAAGATGAACTTCTGGGACGGGATGGAGCACGCCTTCATTATGCCCAGCATCACCGCTGAAG agcGAACAGCCATCTGGGACGCCATGGCCGGCTACGTTCAAGAACAGCTCTTGCTGCACAAG GGAGTCCGGATTCCCACGCTCGGCTCCTTCGATACTGTCCCTAAACAGGTCCAGGTTGGAGATGAGGCTGTGATTATCCAGCAGCCCATCTTTCACCTGGCCAGGAATCTTGTGAACGTCCACAACCTGACGGACAACAAAGCCTACCTGCCTG GAAACAAAGAGCTGGAGGCCCTTAAATACACCAAGGTGGCTGCAGCCGCCTGCGTGTCCCGGCAGAAAGCGGAGAGCTGCATCCAAGGCACCCTATCCCTGCTCTCTTACTGcctggggaaaggggagaacATCGCTCTTGCCCTGACGGACATTGGGGTGTTGCTCATTGAAGGCAGGAGGGTGCAAATGAAGTTCTACTACAGCTTCCTGGAGACGTTGTCCGGGAAGGAAAACTtgggaaaagctgttttcaag GTCCCCCAGCTGCTGGACATGGTGGTGTCCCCAGTGGTGCCCGTGGCCAGCCTGAGCTCCTCTGGCCGTATCATCATCTTTCCCGA GTTTGAAATGGAGTTTGTGCCCAAACCACTGGCCAGGGATCTTCTCAAGACCTCGAGACAAGGCCCCGGTGAGGACAAGAAAGTGAGAAGAGACCGCTGGTCACCTTTTGGACAAGGCAGGAAAG TGGGATCTCCtggttttccctttcctgttaGTCCAGACGCGGTTAATGCTGAAATACCACAGTTCTGGGAAATCACAGGGccgaggaagaggaagaagtcGCGGGTCAG GCAGCGGTCAGAGATCCCAAAGGGCTCCTCTGCCAAAAAGCAGCCAGTGACCAGCCGTCCGAAGGGCAAATCCATGCTCAAAGGCCAAACATCAAAGCAGAGCCAAGTGCAGGCACTGCCTCAGAGCCACGGAGAAGAAGGAATAGTGGATCAAATCCTTGCTGAAATGGCAGtgaggaagagggtgaaagccAAGCCCTCCCATCCTCGGGGAGCCTTGACCTTCGAAACACCGGTAATAGCCATATTATCGGCAACGAGCTCTGAGGCCAGCCTGCTCTAG